A window of the Archocentrus centrarchus isolate MPI-CPG fArcCen1 chromosome 17, fArcCen1, whole genome shotgun sequence genome harbors these coding sequences:
- the ccdc178 gene encoding coiled-coil domain-containing protein 178 isoform X3, with protein MPDVEPLRFPSREGQPSQQDQAELQAVCSGRRRTCALLNSPSPWVNSVIYHIQEMKMTVENKCQQQSGRYQSHINQNKHKSSKTLRFQSRDSDSDSVMSTDLYVEGFAICARESCPLSPVLKKINDVLSEVVYLIERLEADRQYAEEALLKEKKRKRFLESKLDSISLWRQKEHAHVVQKEHEACIRDITELKWQLKVEREKLDRAQEKLSCTEGLNQRLLKDISFANEQVPIVKEKIDLQKDLINQTNAKQAEANEVCSKLQHELLAVQNGFKNMELAAKNRKLSVDQSLLGMKNTLAKKMENLNQLKIIDDGLHVEMKDAEKTIALTEEKCTLITQRIPEMLELEKTEKDTIAQLNFQIEDEIHKNMKLQEKLISLQEDIEKTKLNGEAEVSCVEEQLESKRKTFAALRKENMQYEQSVENYKIKIFESEKAVKQMREERKQMLQKISDNDEKWEKAEEEVTQVIAQHSVIQAELEEQEQLTFMEEERARTEIESLRKDLTGQRTTLEQLKAQCADLNEQLKQQQRKSMVKNQQLQKEFEDASSVTKALETKMEEIKKMTDNLEKISCEHRKTLINLRNEKKQQCDHLKAVQELNSAVVKKYDNTMGRISDLMNKSQENRDASDKMEKIAERMPEVIAELQSVFDVLEFKNKSAALIMSTLQSDINNCQQRTQRSMQTHIAHVTARKKQMEGTKEALKIALKKNKQLASQYEDLRKILMEAKQESVSALSEKNSAHKSFHYYTQLSLLQKRMHKALVKYFKQRSLYSQAELDRCQALSQETDWKIKTAQEGMSEESELISAFLQSLTDDSTTTDDAMG; from the exons ATGCCAGACGTTGAACCCCTCAGATTCCCATCAAGGGAAGGACAGCCAAGTCAACAAG ATCAAGCAGAACTTCAAGCTGTCTGCTCTGGTAGACGTCGCACCTGTGCTTTGCTCAACAGTCCTTCACCATGGGTCAACAGTGTTATCTACCATATCCAAGAGATGAAGATGACAGTGGAAAACAAGTGTCAGCAG CAGTCTGGAAGATATCAATCACATATTAATCAGAACAAGCATAAATCCAGCAAAACTTTAAG ATTTCAATCCAGAGACTCAGATTCTGACTCTGTAATGTCTACAGATCTGTATGTCGAAGGCTTTGCAATTTGTGCAAGAG AAAGTTGTCCATTATCTCCAGtactgaagaaaataaatgatgtCCTTAGTGAGGTTGTGTATCTGATTGAGCGGCTGGAGGCTGATCGGCAGTATGCAGAGGAAGCCCTTctcaaagagaagaaaaggaaaaggtttTTGGAGAGCAAACTGGACAGTATTTCACTGTGGAGGCAAAAAGAGCACGCTCATGTTGTGCAGAAAG AGCACGAGGCTTGTATTAGAGATATCACTGAATTAAAGTGGCAGCTAAAAGTGGAAAGAGAGAAACTTGACCGAGCCCAAGAGAAACTGTCATGCACTGAGGGGTTGAATCAGCGCTTACTCAAGGACATCAGTTTTGCCAACGAACAAGTTCCAATTGTGAAGGAAAAAATCGACCTTCAGAAAGACCTTATAAACCAGACCAACGCTAAACAAGCTGAG GCTAATGAGGTTTGCTCAAAACTACAGCATGAACTTCTGGCTGTCCAGAATGGGTTTAAAAACATGGAGTTGGCTGCCAAAAACAGAAAGCTATCAGTGGACCAATCACTGTTGGGAATGAAGAATACTTtggcaaaaaaaat ggaAAATTTAAATCAGTTGAAGATAATTGACGATGGGCTACATGTCGAAATGAAGGATGCTGAAAAGACCATTGCTCTTACAGAAGAGAAGTGTACACTTATAACTCAGCGTATCCCTGAGATGTTGGAGctagagaaaactgaaaaagacaCA ATTGCACAGTTGAACTTTCAAATTGAGGATGAAATACATAAGAATatgaaattacaagaaaaactAATTTCACTGCAAGAAGACATTGAGAAAACT AAACTGAATGGGGAGGCAGAAGTCTCCTGTGTAGAAGAGCAGCTTGAATCAAAACGTAAAACTTTTGCAGCTCTCCgtaaagaaaacatgcagtatGAACAGAGTGTGGAAAACTACAAGATAAAAATTTTTGAGAG CGAGAAAGCAGTGAAGCAGATGCGTGAGGAGAGGAAACAGATGCTCCAGAAAATCAGTGACAATGACGAGAAGTGGGAAAAGGCCGAGGAAGAAGTGACCCAAGTTATAGCCCAGCACAGTGTCATTCAGGCTGAGCTCGAAGAACAAGAGCAGCTAACCTTCATGGAGGAAGAGAGGGCCAGG ACAGAGATCGAAAGCCTGAGGAAAGACCTGACAGGTCAGAGGACTACCCTGGAACAACTTAAG GCTCAGTGTGCAGATCTCAACGAACAACTGAAACAGCAACAAAGAAAATCAATGGTAAAGAACCAACAACTTCAGAAAGAATTTGAGGATGCATCCTCAGTAACAAAAGCCCTGGAGACAAAAATGGAG GAAATcaaaaaaatgacagacaaTTTGGAAAAGATTTCATGTGAACACAGGAAGACATTAATTAACCTTAGGAACGAGAAGAAGCAACAATGTGACCACCTGAAAGCTGTTCAG GAATTAAACAGCGCTGTTGTAAAGAAATATGACAACACTATGGGCAGGATCAGTGACCTTATGAATAAAAGTCAGGAAAACCGGGATGCTTcagataaaatggaaaaaatagcTGAGAGAATGCCAGAAGTCATTGCAGAACTTCA GAGTgtttttgatgtgctggagTTCAAAAACAAATCAGCTGCTCTTATTATGAGCACCTTGCAGTCTGATATTAATAACTGCCAACAACGAACACAGCGATCCATGCAGACACACATTGCTCATGTTACAGCAAGAAAAAAGCAAATGGAAGGCaccaag GAAGCACTTAAAATTGCACTAAAGAAGAACAAACAGCTGGCAAGCCAATATGAAGACCTTAGGAAGATTCTCATGGAGGCCAAACAGGAGTCTGTGTCTGCACTGAGTGAGAAAAACAGTGCACATAAATCTTTTCATTATTACACACAG CTCTCTTTGTTGCAGAAGAGGATGCACAAAGCTTTGGTGAAATACTTCAAACAACGCAGCCTCTACAGCCAGGCTGAACTGGACCGGTGCCAGGCTCTTTCTCAAGAGACcgactggaaaataaaaacagcccaG GAGGGGATGTCAGAAGAAAGTGAACTCATCTCAGCCTTCCTACAATCCTTGACAGATGACTCTACTACCACTGATGATGCTATGGGGTGA
- the ccdc178 gene encoding coiled-coil domain-containing protein 178 isoform X1, with translation MPDVEPLRFPSREGQPSQQDQAELQAVCSGRRRTCALLNSPSPWVNSVIYHIQEMKMTVENKCQQQSGRYQSHINQNKHKSSKTLRFQSRDSDSDSVMSTDLYVEGFAICARESCPLSPVLKKINDVLSEVVYLIERLEADRQYAEEALLKEKKRKRFLESKLDSISLWRQKEHAHVVQKEHEACIRDITELKWQLKVEREKLDRAQEKLSCTEGLNQRLLKDISFANEQVPIVKEKIDLQKDLINQTNAKQAEANEVCSKLQHELLAVQNGFKNMELAAKNRKLSVDQSLLGMKNTLAKKMENLNQLKIIDDGLHVEMKDAEKTIALTEEKCTLITQRIPEMLELEKTEKDTIAQLNFQIEDEIHKNMKLQEKLISLQEDIEKTKLNGEAEVSCVEEQLESKRKTFAALRKENMQYEQSVENYKIKIFESEKAVKQMREERKQMLQKISDNDEKWEKAEEEVTQVIAQHSVIQAELEEQEQLTFMEEERARTEIESLRKDLTGQRTTLEQLKAQCADLNEQLKQQQRKSMVKNQQLQKEFEDASSVTKALETKMEEIKKMTDNLEKISCEHRKTLINLRNEKKQQCDHLKAVQELNSAVVKKYDNTMGRISDLMNKSQENRDASDKMEKIAERMPEVIAELQSVFDVLEFKNKSAALIMSTLQSDINNCQQRTQRSMQTHIAHVTARKKQMEGTKEALKIALKKNKQLASQYEDLRKILMEAKQESVSALSEKNSAHKSFHYYTQLSLLQKRMHKALVKYFKQRSLYSQAELDRCQALSQETDWKIKTAQTLQEAAMSQWPNLKRPQQITAQGREEWGTGGGAIRELQSVKDKRAGVFKRTTPSPVTAQHRVHQSRQHSL, from the exons ATGCCAGACGTTGAACCCCTCAGATTCCCATCAAGGGAAGGACAGCCAAGTCAACAAG ATCAAGCAGAACTTCAAGCTGTCTGCTCTGGTAGACGTCGCACCTGTGCTTTGCTCAACAGTCCTTCACCATGGGTCAACAGTGTTATCTACCATATCCAAGAGATGAAGATGACAGTGGAAAACAAGTGTCAGCAG CAGTCTGGAAGATATCAATCACATATTAATCAGAACAAGCATAAATCCAGCAAAACTTTAAG ATTTCAATCCAGAGACTCAGATTCTGACTCTGTAATGTCTACAGATCTGTATGTCGAAGGCTTTGCAATTTGTGCAAGAG AAAGTTGTCCATTATCTCCAGtactgaagaaaataaatgatgtCCTTAGTGAGGTTGTGTATCTGATTGAGCGGCTGGAGGCTGATCGGCAGTATGCAGAGGAAGCCCTTctcaaagagaagaaaaggaaaaggtttTTGGAGAGCAAACTGGACAGTATTTCACTGTGGAGGCAAAAAGAGCACGCTCATGTTGTGCAGAAAG AGCACGAGGCTTGTATTAGAGATATCACTGAATTAAAGTGGCAGCTAAAAGTGGAAAGAGAGAAACTTGACCGAGCCCAAGAGAAACTGTCATGCACTGAGGGGTTGAATCAGCGCTTACTCAAGGACATCAGTTTTGCCAACGAACAAGTTCCAATTGTGAAGGAAAAAATCGACCTTCAGAAAGACCTTATAAACCAGACCAACGCTAAACAAGCTGAG GCTAATGAGGTTTGCTCAAAACTACAGCATGAACTTCTGGCTGTCCAGAATGGGTTTAAAAACATGGAGTTGGCTGCCAAAAACAGAAAGCTATCAGTGGACCAATCACTGTTGGGAATGAAGAATACTTtggcaaaaaaaat ggaAAATTTAAATCAGTTGAAGATAATTGACGATGGGCTACATGTCGAAATGAAGGATGCTGAAAAGACCATTGCTCTTACAGAAGAGAAGTGTACACTTATAACTCAGCGTATCCCTGAGATGTTGGAGctagagaaaactgaaaaagacaCA ATTGCACAGTTGAACTTTCAAATTGAGGATGAAATACATAAGAATatgaaattacaagaaaaactAATTTCACTGCAAGAAGACATTGAGAAAACT AAACTGAATGGGGAGGCAGAAGTCTCCTGTGTAGAAGAGCAGCTTGAATCAAAACGTAAAACTTTTGCAGCTCTCCgtaaagaaaacatgcagtatGAACAGAGTGTGGAAAACTACAAGATAAAAATTTTTGAGAG CGAGAAAGCAGTGAAGCAGATGCGTGAGGAGAGGAAACAGATGCTCCAGAAAATCAGTGACAATGACGAGAAGTGGGAAAAGGCCGAGGAAGAAGTGACCCAAGTTATAGCCCAGCACAGTGTCATTCAGGCTGAGCTCGAAGAACAAGAGCAGCTAACCTTCATGGAGGAAGAGAGGGCCAGG ACAGAGATCGAAAGCCTGAGGAAAGACCTGACAGGTCAGAGGACTACCCTGGAACAACTTAAG GCTCAGTGTGCAGATCTCAACGAACAACTGAAACAGCAACAAAGAAAATCAATGGTAAAGAACCAACAACTTCAGAAAGAATTTGAGGATGCATCCTCAGTAACAAAAGCCCTGGAGACAAAAATGGAG GAAATcaaaaaaatgacagacaaTTTGGAAAAGATTTCATGTGAACACAGGAAGACATTAATTAACCTTAGGAACGAGAAGAAGCAACAATGTGACCACCTGAAAGCTGTTCAG GAATTAAACAGCGCTGTTGTAAAGAAATATGACAACACTATGGGCAGGATCAGTGACCTTATGAATAAAAGTCAGGAAAACCGGGATGCTTcagataaaatggaaaaaatagcTGAGAGAATGCCAGAAGTCATTGCAGAACTTCA GAGTgtttttgatgtgctggagTTCAAAAACAAATCAGCTGCTCTTATTATGAGCACCTTGCAGTCTGATATTAATAACTGCCAACAACGAACACAGCGATCCATGCAGACACACATTGCTCATGTTACAGCAAGAAAAAAGCAAATGGAAGGCaccaag GAAGCACTTAAAATTGCACTAAAGAAGAACAAACAGCTGGCAAGCCAATATGAAGACCTTAGGAAGATTCTCATGGAGGCCAAACAGGAGTCTGTGTCTGCACTGAGTGAGAAAAACAGTGCACATAAATCTTTTCATTATTACACACAG CTCTCTTTGTTGCAGAAGAGGATGCACAAAGCTTTGGTGAAATACTTCAAACAACGCAGCCTCTACAGCCAGGCTGAACTGGACCGGTGCCAGGCTCTTTCTCAAGAGACcgactggaaaataaaaacagcccaG ACATTACAGGAAGCAGCCATGTCTCAGTGGCCCAACCTCAAAAGGCCCCAGCAGATCACAGCTCAAGGCAGGGAGGAGTGGGGCACAGGGGGAGGAGCTATCAGAGAGCTGCAGAGTGTGAAGGACAAAAGAGCTGGTGTATTCAAGCGCACCACACCGTCACCcgtcacagctcagcacaggGTCCATCAGAGCAGGCAGCACTCACTTTAA
- the ccdc178 gene encoding coiled-coil domain-containing protein 178 isoform X2, with amino-acid sequence MPDVEPLRFPSREGQPSQQDQAELQAVCSGRRRTCALLNSPSPWVNSVIYHIQEMKMTVENKCQQQSGRYQSHINQNKHKSSKTLRFQSRDSDSDSVMSTDLYVEGFAICARESCPLSPVLKKINDVLSEVVYLIERLEADRQYAEEALLKEKKRKRFLESKLDSISLWRQKEHAHVVQKEHEACIRDITELKWQLKVEREKLDRAQEKLSCTEGLNQRLLKDISFANEQVPIVKEKIDLQKDLINQTNAKQAEANEVCSKLQHELLAVQNGFKNMELAAKNRKLSVDQSLLGMKNTLAKKMENLNQLKIIDDGLHVEMKDAEKTIALTEEKCTLITQRIPEMLELEKTEKDTIAQLNFQIEDEIHKNMKLQEKLISLQEDIEKTKLNGEAEVSCVEEQLESKRKTFAALRKENMQYEQSVENYKIKIFESEKAVKQMREERKQMLQKISDNDEKWEKAEEEVTQVIAQHSVIQAELEEQEQLTFMEEERARTEIESLRKDLTGQRTTLEQLKAQCADLNEQLKQQQRKSMEIKKMTDNLEKISCEHRKTLINLRNEKKQQCDHLKAVQELNSAVVKKYDNTMGRISDLMNKSQENRDASDKMEKIAERMPEVIAELQSVFDVLEFKNKSAALIMSTLQSDINNCQQRTQRSMQTHIAHVTARKKQMEGTKEALKIALKKNKQLASQYEDLRKILMEAKQESVSALSEKNSAHKSFHYYTQLSLLQKRMHKALVKYFKQRSLYSQAELDRCQALSQETDWKIKTAQTLQEAAMSQWPNLKRPQQITAQGREEWGTGGGAIRELQSVKDKRAGVFKRTTPSPVTAQHRVHQSRQHSL; translated from the exons ATGCCAGACGTTGAACCCCTCAGATTCCCATCAAGGGAAGGACAGCCAAGTCAACAAG ATCAAGCAGAACTTCAAGCTGTCTGCTCTGGTAGACGTCGCACCTGTGCTTTGCTCAACAGTCCTTCACCATGGGTCAACAGTGTTATCTACCATATCCAAGAGATGAAGATGACAGTGGAAAACAAGTGTCAGCAG CAGTCTGGAAGATATCAATCACATATTAATCAGAACAAGCATAAATCCAGCAAAACTTTAAG ATTTCAATCCAGAGACTCAGATTCTGACTCTGTAATGTCTACAGATCTGTATGTCGAAGGCTTTGCAATTTGTGCAAGAG AAAGTTGTCCATTATCTCCAGtactgaagaaaataaatgatgtCCTTAGTGAGGTTGTGTATCTGATTGAGCGGCTGGAGGCTGATCGGCAGTATGCAGAGGAAGCCCTTctcaaagagaagaaaaggaaaaggtttTTGGAGAGCAAACTGGACAGTATTTCACTGTGGAGGCAAAAAGAGCACGCTCATGTTGTGCAGAAAG AGCACGAGGCTTGTATTAGAGATATCACTGAATTAAAGTGGCAGCTAAAAGTGGAAAGAGAGAAACTTGACCGAGCCCAAGAGAAACTGTCATGCACTGAGGGGTTGAATCAGCGCTTACTCAAGGACATCAGTTTTGCCAACGAACAAGTTCCAATTGTGAAGGAAAAAATCGACCTTCAGAAAGACCTTATAAACCAGACCAACGCTAAACAAGCTGAG GCTAATGAGGTTTGCTCAAAACTACAGCATGAACTTCTGGCTGTCCAGAATGGGTTTAAAAACATGGAGTTGGCTGCCAAAAACAGAAAGCTATCAGTGGACCAATCACTGTTGGGAATGAAGAATACTTtggcaaaaaaaat ggaAAATTTAAATCAGTTGAAGATAATTGACGATGGGCTACATGTCGAAATGAAGGATGCTGAAAAGACCATTGCTCTTACAGAAGAGAAGTGTACACTTATAACTCAGCGTATCCCTGAGATGTTGGAGctagagaaaactgaaaaagacaCA ATTGCACAGTTGAACTTTCAAATTGAGGATGAAATACATAAGAATatgaaattacaagaaaaactAATTTCACTGCAAGAAGACATTGAGAAAACT AAACTGAATGGGGAGGCAGAAGTCTCCTGTGTAGAAGAGCAGCTTGAATCAAAACGTAAAACTTTTGCAGCTCTCCgtaaagaaaacatgcagtatGAACAGAGTGTGGAAAACTACAAGATAAAAATTTTTGAGAG CGAGAAAGCAGTGAAGCAGATGCGTGAGGAGAGGAAACAGATGCTCCAGAAAATCAGTGACAATGACGAGAAGTGGGAAAAGGCCGAGGAAGAAGTGACCCAAGTTATAGCCCAGCACAGTGTCATTCAGGCTGAGCTCGAAGAACAAGAGCAGCTAACCTTCATGGAGGAAGAGAGGGCCAGG ACAGAGATCGAAAGCCTGAGGAAAGACCTGACAGGTCAGAGGACTACCCTGGAACAACTTAAG GCTCAGTGTGCAGATCTCAACGAACAACTGAAACAGCAACAAAGAAAATCAATG GAAATcaaaaaaatgacagacaaTTTGGAAAAGATTTCATGTGAACACAGGAAGACATTAATTAACCTTAGGAACGAGAAGAAGCAACAATGTGACCACCTGAAAGCTGTTCAG GAATTAAACAGCGCTGTTGTAAAGAAATATGACAACACTATGGGCAGGATCAGTGACCTTATGAATAAAAGTCAGGAAAACCGGGATGCTTcagataaaatggaaaaaatagcTGAGAGAATGCCAGAAGTCATTGCAGAACTTCA GAGTgtttttgatgtgctggagTTCAAAAACAAATCAGCTGCTCTTATTATGAGCACCTTGCAGTCTGATATTAATAACTGCCAACAACGAACACAGCGATCCATGCAGACACACATTGCTCATGTTACAGCAAGAAAAAAGCAAATGGAAGGCaccaag GAAGCACTTAAAATTGCACTAAAGAAGAACAAACAGCTGGCAAGCCAATATGAAGACCTTAGGAAGATTCTCATGGAGGCCAAACAGGAGTCTGTGTCTGCACTGAGTGAGAAAAACAGTGCACATAAATCTTTTCATTATTACACACAG CTCTCTTTGTTGCAGAAGAGGATGCACAAAGCTTTGGTGAAATACTTCAAACAACGCAGCCTCTACAGCCAGGCTGAACTGGACCGGTGCCAGGCTCTTTCTCAAGAGACcgactggaaaataaaaacagcccaG ACATTACAGGAAGCAGCCATGTCTCAGTGGCCCAACCTCAAAAGGCCCCAGCAGATCACAGCTCAAGGCAGGGAGGAGTGGGGCACAGGGGGAGGAGCTATCAGAGAGCTGCAGAGTGTGAAGGACAAAAGAGCTGGTGTATTCAAGCGCACCACACCGTCACCcgtcacagctcagcacaggGTCCATCAGAGCAGGCAGCACTCACTTTAA
- the ccdc178 gene encoding coiled-coil domain-containing protein 178 isoform X5, protein MKVFHPLESCPLSPVLKKINDVLSEVVYLIERLEADRQYAEEALLKEKKRKRFLESKLDSISLWRQKEHAHVVQKEHEACIRDITELKWQLKVEREKLDRAQEKLSCTEGLNQRLLKDISFANEQVPIVKEKIDLQKDLINQTNAKQAEANEVCSKLQHELLAVQNGFKNMELAAKNRKLSVDQSLLGMKNTLAKKMENLNQLKIIDDGLHVEMKDAEKTIALTEEKCTLITQRIPEMLELEKTEKDTIAQLNFQIEDEIHKNMKLQEKLISLQEDIEKTKLNGEAEVSCVEEQLESKRKTFAALRKENMQYEQSVENYKIKIFESEKAVKQMREERKQMLQKISDNDEKWEKAEEEVTQVIAQHSVIQAELEEQEQLTFMEEERARTEIESLRKDLTGQRTTLEQLKAQCADLNEQLKQQQRKSMVKNQQLQKEFEDASSVTKALETKMEEIKKMTDNLEKISCEHRKTLINLRNEKKQQCDHLKAVQELNSAVVKKYDNTMGRISDLMNKSQENRDASDKMEKIAERMPEVIAELQSVFDVLEFKNKSAALIMSTLQSDINNCQQRTQRSMQTHIAHVTARKKQMEGTKEALKIALKKNKQLASQYEDLRKILMEAKQESVSALSEKNSAHKSFHYYTQLSLLQKRMHKALVKYFKQRSLYSQAELDRCQALSQETDWKIKTAQTLQEAAMSQWPNLKRPQQITAQGREEWGTGGGAIRELQSVKDKRAGVFKRTTPSPVTAQHRVHQSRQHSL, encoded by the exons ATGAAAGTTTTCCATCCTCTAGAAAGTTGTCCATTATCTCCAGtactgaagaaaataaatgatgtCCTTAGTGAGGTTGTGTATCTGATTGAGCGGCTGGAGGCTGATCGGCAGTATGCAGAGGAAGCCCTTctcaaagagaagaaaaggaaaaggtttTTGGAGAGCAAACTGGACAGTATTTCACTGTGGAGGCAAAAAGAGCACGCTCATGTTGTGCAGAAAG AGCACGAGGCTTGTATTAGAGATATCACTGAATTAAAGTGGCAGCTAAAAGTGGAAAGAGAGAAACTTGACCGAGCCCAAGAGAAACTGTCATGCACTGAGGGGTTGAATCAGCGCTTACTCAAGGACATCAGTTTTGCCAACGAACAAGTTCCAATTGTGAAGGAAAAAATCGACCTTCAGAAAGACCTTATAAACCAGACCAACGCTAAACAAGCTGAG GCTAATGAGGTTTGCTCAAAACTACAGCATGAACTTCTGGCTGTCCAGAATGGGTTTAAAAACATGGAGTTGGCTGCCAAAAACAGAAAGCTATCAGTGGACCAATCACTGTTGGGAATGAAGAATACTTtggcaaaaaaaat ggaAAATTTAAATCAGTTGAAGATAATTGACGATGGGCTACATGTCGAAATGAAGGATGCTGAAAAGACCATTGCTCTTACAGAAGAGAAGTGTACACTTATAACTCAGCGTATCCCTGAGATGTTGGAGctagagaaaactgaaaaagacaCA ATTGCACAGTTGAACTTTCAAATTGAGGATGAAATACATAAGAATatgaaattacaagaaaaactAATTTCACTGCAAGAAGACATTGAGAAAACT AAACTGAATGGGGAGGCAGAAGTCTCCTGTGTAGAAGAGCAGCTTGAATCAAAACGTAAAACTTTTGCAGCTCTCCgtaaagaaaacatgcagtatGAACAGAGTGTGGAAAACTACAAGATAAAAATTTTTGAGAG CGAGAAAGCAGTGAAGCAGATGCGTGAGGAGAGGAAACAGATGCTCCAGAAAATCAGTGACAATGACGAGAAGTGGGAAAAGGCCGAGGAAGAAGTGACCCAAGTTATAGCCCAGCACAGTGTCATTCAGGCTGAGCTCGAAGAACAAGAGCAGCTAACCTTCATGGAGGAAGAGAGGGCCAGG ACAGAGATCGAAAGCCTGAGGAAAGACCTGACAGGTCAGAGGACTACCCTGGAACAACTTAAG GCTCAGTGTGCAGATCTCAACGAACAACTGAAACAGCAACAAAGAAAATCAATGGTAAAGAACCAACAACTTCAGAAAGAATTTGAGGATGCATCCTCAGTAACAAAAGCCCTGGAGACAAAAATGGAG GAAATcaaaaaaatgacagacaaTTTGGAAAAGATTTCATGTGAACACAGGAAGACATTAATTAACCTTAGGAACGAGAAGAAGCAACAATGTGACCACCTGAAAGCTGTTCAG GAATTAAACAGCGCTGTTGTAAAGAAATATGACAACACTATGGGCAGGATCAGTGACCTTATGAATAAAAGTCAGGAAAACCGGGATGCTTcagataaaatggaaaaaatagcTGAGAGAATGCCAGAAGTCATTGCAGAACTTCA GAGTgtttttgatgtgctggagTTCAAAAACAAATCAGCTGCTCTTATTATGAGCACCTTGCAGTCTGATATTAATAACTGCCAACAACGAACACAGCGATCCATGCAGACACACATTGCTCATGTTACAGCAAGAAAAAAGCAAATGGAAGGCaccaag GAAGCACTTAAAATTGCACTAAAGAAGAACAAACAGCTGGCAAGCCAATATGAAGACCTTAGGAAGATTCTCATGGAGGCCAAACAGGAGTCTGTGTCTGCACTGAGTGAGAAAAACAGTGCACATAAATCTTTTCATTATTACACACAG CTCTCTTTGTTGCAGAAGAGGATGCACAAAGCTTTGGTGAAATACTTCAAACAACGCAGCCTCTACAGCCAGGCTGAACTGGACCGGTGCCAGGCTCTTTCTCAAGAGACcgactggaaaataaaaacagcccaG ACATTACAGGAAGCAGCCATGTCTCAGTGGCCCAACCTCAAAAGGCCCCAGCAGATCACAGCTCAAGGCAGGGAGGAGTGGGGCACAGGGGGAGGAGCTATCAGAGAGCTGCAGAGTGTGAAGGACAAAAGAGCTGGTGTATTCAAGCGCACCACACCGTCACCcgtcacagctcagcacaggGTCCATCAGAGCAGGCAGCACTCACTTTAA